In a single window of the Acidimicrobiales bacterium genome:
- the rimP gene encoding ribosome maturation factor RimP, translated as MEFADTVRTLVEPALAAKGYEVFDVEFGGGRLVVTVTRPGQALDLEALTEANHVVSDLLDEHDPIPADHYLLEVSSPGLERALRTPAHFHGALGETVSIKTKPHVEGERRHQGLLEAADDTGVSVGGRRFSYADIEKARTVFVWGPAPKPTTKKKKVAST; from the coding sequence ATGGAGTTCGCCGACACCGTGCGCACGCTCGTCGAACCGGCCCTCGCCGCCAAGGGCTACGAAGTGTTCGACGTGGAATTCGGTGGCGGTCGCCTCGTCGTAACCGTCACTCGGCCCGGCCAGGCCCTCGACCTCGAGGCCCTCACCGAGGCCAACCACGTCGTGTCGGACCTGCTCGACGAGCACGACCCGATCCCGGCCGACCACTACCTGCTCGAGGTGTCGAGCCCGGGGCTCGAACGGGCCCTGCGCACGCCCGCGCACTTCCACGGCGCCCTCGGCGAGACGGTCAGCATCAAGACGAAGCCACACGTCGAAGGGGAACGTCGGCACCAGGGCCTGCTCGAGGCCGCCGACGACACCGGCGTGTCGGTTGGCGGCCGCAGGTTCAGTTACGCCGACATCGAGAAGGCCCGGACCGTGTTCGTCTGGGGCCCCGCACCGAAGCCCACGACCAAGAAGAAGAAAGTCGCCTCCACATGA
- the nusA gene encoding transcription termination factor NusA: MNADFLDALQLLAREKGISVDTLLDALANALVAAYKRLDTAAEEAVVTIDPDTGEIKVYGQELDEDGNVVREWDDTPEDFGRIAAQTAKQVVLQRIREAERDMKYEEYAGREGDIVTGIIQQSDNRYTLLDLGKVEALMPQAEQVPYERYEHGSRLKAYIVEVRKTTKGPQIVVSRTHPGLIKRLFELEVPEIAGGVVEIKAAAREPGHRTKIAVWSNDPNVDPVGACVGARGARVRMVTNELRGEKVDIVPFSEDQQEFVMRALQPAKVKEVRLDEETGTATVIVHDFQLSLAIGKEGQNARLAARLTGWRIDIKSETQIAEEEAGYGGEEWAEGEWVTDPDTGEMVWKSAEGDVVSAAEYAAAEEAVEEDEIKELMEEPAAVELSGATESEADA, translated from the coding sequence ATGAACGCTGATTTCCTCGACGCTCTGCAATTGCTCGCCCGCGAAAAGGGCATCTCGGTCGACACGCTGCTCGACGCGCTGGCGAACGCCCTGGTCGCCGCCTACAAGCGGCTCGACACCGCGGCGGAAGAAGCCGTCGTCACCATCGATCCCGACACCGGCGAGATCAAGGTGTACGGCCAGGAACTCGACGAGGACGGCAACGTCGTGCGCGAGTGGGACGACACGCCTGAGGACTTCGGCCGCATCGCGGCGCAGACGGCGAAGCAGGTCGTGCTCCAGCGCATCCGTGAAGCCGAGCGCGACATGAAGTACGAGGAGTACGCCGGGCGCGAGGGCGACATCGTCACCGGCATCATCCAGCAGTCCGACAACCGCTACACGCTCCTCGACTTGGGCAAGGTCGAGGCGCTGATGCCGCAGGCCGAGCAGGTGCCCTACGAGCGCTACGAGCACGGCAGCCGCCTCAAGGCCTACATCGTCGAAGTGCGCAAGACCACCAAGGGTCCCCAGATCGTCGTGTCGCGCACCCACCCCGGTCTGATCAAGCGCCTGTTCGAGCTCGAAGTGCCCGAGATCGCCGGCGGCGTCGTCGAGATCAAGGCCGCGGCGCGCGAGCCGGGGCATCGCACCAAGATCGCCGTGTGGTCGAACGACCCCAACGTCGACCCCGTTGGTGCGTGCGTCGGCGCTCGGGGTGCCCGCGTGCGCATGGTCACCAACGAGCTGCGCGGGGAGAAGGTCGACATCGTGCCGTTCAGCGAGGACCAGCAGGAGTTCGTCATGCGCGCCCTCCAGCCGGCCAAGGTAAAGGAAGTCCGCCTCGACGAGGAGACGGGCACGGCCACCGTCATCGTCCACGACTTCCAGCTCAGCCTCGCCATCGGCAAAGAAGGCCAGAACGCCCGTCTGGCGGCGCGTCTGACGGGCTGGCGCATCGACATCAAGTCCGAAACCCAGATCGCCGAGGAAGAAGCCGGGTACGGCGGCGAGGAATGGGCCGAAGGCGAGTGGGTCACCGACCCGGATACGGGCGAAATGGTCTGGAAGTCCGCCGAGGGTGACGTGGTCTCGGCCGCCGAGTACGCCGCGGCGGAGGAAGCCGTCGAGGAAGACGAGATCAAAGAGCTGATGGAAGAGCCGGCCGCCGTCGAACTGTCGGGGGCGACTGAAAGCGAGGCCGACGCATAA
- the infB gene encoding translation initiation factor IF-2, translating into MHELAKELGMTNQETLDLAIALGIGVKTHSSSIEDAQADRVRRRADADGLRREVQPEEPAPVKKTSAKKAAAAKKAAPKEEAAPVEPAAEAPAPVEPAPAPAPAAVEPAEEPLAPAAAAPPAPEPSTRVTTGRVVTSRPASEVIAPRPAPVEPPRPPATPRPSGPGSLDGPPRPRPVAPAQQPAAAAPAPAPIAPPEGDTPLAPAASAAPAGAPTAPATPRPPMSSSGKPIPPPPGPPRSASGKPIPPPPGVRRPLGAGGPGGGPGGPRTGAPGRGGPGMGAGRPGGPGGARTGGPGGGGGGYRGGPGGGGGGGGFGAGFGTRGGPQAGGPGGRPGGGGPGQRGRQGGARRRRRRRDMEELGPSAVTSYTPSNAPVPEGEVIIERGSSAQEVGPKLNRTAGDVVRFLFQQGEMVTATQSLSDDAIELFAVELGATIRLVDPGLEREAELTAKYFDDEDEDEADLRPRPPIITVMGHVDHGKTLLLDRIRNANVVAGEAGGITQHIGAYQTEKDGRLITFIDTPGHEAFTAMRARGADVTDIVILIVAADDGVMPTTIEAIDHAKAAEVPIVVAINKIDRENANPDRVMQQLSEQGLTPEAWGGDTIVVQISALQSLGIDDLLEQILLVADVQLADELVANPEGACRGVVLEANLDTGRGPVATVIVENGTLRVGDTLLAGAAWGRVRALVDDKGDNVKEALPSTPVQVLGLNDVPAAGDDFRVADDKAAKILAEHREQRQRFAGLASSAAATGGGAKLEDIFEQIQRGETATLNVILKADVHGSMEAVTASLRKLERDEVKLAFVRRAVGGITESDITLAATSGATIIGFNVRPDRKARELAENLGVEMRLYEIIYKLLEDLEAAMVGMLKPEYEEVVTGEAEVREVFSTPRGKVAGCYVQSGVITRNSKVRYLREGTIIWKGTLPSLRRFKDDVREVQAGFECGMLLSDFSDLQVGDVIETFEEREIPRS; encoded by the coding sequence GTGCACGAGCTCGCCAAAGAGCTCGGGATGACGAACCAAGAGACACTCGATTTGGCGATCGCGCTCGGAATCGGGGTCAAGACCCACTCCTCGAGCATCGAAGACGCCCAGGCCGACCGCGTCCGTCGTCGCGCCGATGCCGACGGCCTACGCCGCGAGGTCCAGCCCGAAGAGCCGGCGCCCGTCAAGAAGACCTCCGCCAAGAAGGCCGCCGCGGCGAAGAAAGCTGCGCCCAAGGAAGAGGCGGCTCCGGTCGAGCCGGCCGCCGAGGCGCCTGCCCCGGTCGAGCCCGCGCCGGCCCCCGCACCCGCCGCCGTCGAGCCGGCCGAGGAGCCGCTGGCGCCGGCTGCTGCTGCGCCGCCGGCTCCCGAGCCATCGACGCGGGTCACCACCGGCCGCGTCGTCACGTCACGCCCCGCGAGCGAAGTCATCGCGCCGCGTCCGGCGCCGGTCGAACCGCCGCGTCCGCCAGCCACGCCGCGGCCGTCGGGTCCCGGCAGCCTCGATGGCCCGCCACGCCCGCGTCCAGTGGCCCCGGCCCAGCAGCCGGCCGCGGCTGCGCCGGCGCCGGCCCCGATCGCGCCGCCTGAAGGCGACACCCCACTTGCGCCCGCGGCTTCCGCGGCGCCTGCCGGCGCGCCGACTGCGCCCGCCACGCCGCGCCCGCCGATGTCGTCGAGCGGCAAGCCGATCCCGCCGCCTCCCGGTCCGCCCCGTTCGGCCAGTGGCAAGCCGATCCCGCCGCCTCCGGGCGTGCGGCGTCCGCTCGGCGCCGGCGGTCCCGGTGGTGGCCCTGGTGGGCCCCGCACGGGCGCACCTGGCCGTGGCGGTCCCGGGATGGGTGCCGGCCGTCCCGGTGGCCCTGGTGGCGCCCGCACCGGTGGTCCCGGTGGTGGCGGCGGTGGCTATCGCGGTGGTCCCGGTGGTGGCGGGGGTGGCGGCGGCTTCGGCGCCGGCTTCGGCACCCGTGGTGGCCCCCAAGCCGGCGGCCCCGGTGGCCGTCCCGGTGGCGGTGGCCCCGGTCAACGTGGGCGTCAGGGAGGCGCGCGTCGCCGTCGGCGTCGTCGCGATATGGAGGAGCTCGGGCCCAGCGCGGTAACGAGTTACACGCCGTCCAACGCGCCGGTCCCCGAAGGCGAAGTCATCATCGAGCGCGGCTCGTCGGCCCAGGAGGTCGGTCCCAAGCTGAACCGCACCGCCGGCGACGTCGTCCGCTTCCTGTTCCAGCAGGGCGAGATGGTCACGGCCACGCAGTCGCTCAGCGACGACGCCATCGAGTTGTTCGCCGTCGAACTCGGCGCCACCATCCGTCTCGTCGACCCCGGTCTCGAGCGCGAGGCGGAACTGACGGCCAAGTACTTCGACGACGAGGACGAGGACGAGGCTGATCTGCGGCCGCGCCCGCCGATCATCACGGTCATGGGTCACGTCGACCACGGCAAGACGCTGCTGCTCGACCGCATCCGCAACGCCAACGTCGTCGCCGGTGAGGCCGGTGGCATCACGCAGCACATCGGTGCGTACCAGACGGAGAAAGACGGCCGTCTGATCACCTTCATCGACACGCCGGGCCACGAAGCCTTCACGGCCATGCGCGCCCGCGGCGCGGACGTCACCGACATCGTCATCCTGATCGTCGCCGCCGACGACGGCGTCATGCCGACCACCATCGAGGCCATCGACCACGCCAAGGCGGCCGAGGTGCCGATCGTGGTGGCCATCAACAAGATCGACCGCGAGAACGCCAACCCCGATCGCGTCATGCAGCAGCTGTCCGAGCAAGGCCTCACGCCCGAAGCCTGGGGCGGCGACACCATCGTCGTGCAGATCTCGGCGCTGCAGAGCCTCGGCATCGACGACCTGCTCGAGCAGATCCTGCTCGTGGCCGACGTGCAGCTGGCCGACGAACTCGTGGCCAATCCCGAAGGCGCCTGCCGCGGCGTGGTGCTGGAGGCCAACCTCGACACCGGACGCGGCCCGGTCGCGACCGTCATCGTCGAGAACGGCACGCTGCGGGTGGGCGACACGCTGCTCGCGGGCGCAGCGTGGGGCCGCGTGCGCGCCCTCGTCGACGACAAGGGCGACAACGTGAAGGAGGCGTTGCCGTCGACGCCGGTGCAGGTGCTCGGTCTCAACGACGTGCCCGCGGCGGGCGACGACTTCCGCGTCGCCGACGACAAGGCGGCCAAGATTCTCGCCGAGCATCGCGAGCAGCGACAGCGCTTCGCCGGCCTCGCATCCAGTGCGGCGGCGACGGGTGGCGGCGCCAAGCTCGAGGACATCTTCGAGCAGATCCAGCGCGGCGAGACCGCCACGCTCAACGTCATCCTCAAGGCCGACGTGCACGGCTCGATGGAGGCGGTCACGGCGTCGCTGCGCAAGCTCGAACGCGACGAAGTGAAGCTCGCTTTCGTGCGCCGCGCCGTCGGCGGCATCACCGAATCCGACATCACGCTGGCGGCCACGTCCGGTGCCACGATCATCGGCTTCAACGTGCGTCCGGACCGCAAGGCCCGTGAACTCGCCGAGAACCTCGGCGTGGAGATGCGTCTCTACGAGATCATCTACAAGCTGCTCGAGGATCTCGAAGCCGCCATGGTCGGCATGCTCAAGCCGGAGTACGAGGAAGTCGTCACCGGCGAAGCCGAGGTCCGCGAAGTCTTCTCGACGCCGCGGGGCAAGGTGGCCGGTTGCTACGTCCAGTCGGGCGTCATCACCCGCAACTCGAAGGTGCGCTACCTGCGCGAGGGCACGATCATCTGGAAGGGCACGCTGCCGTCGCTGCGGCGCTTCAAGGACGACGTGCGCGAAGTGCAGGCCGGCTTCGAATGCGGCATGTTGCTCTCCGACTTCTCCGACCTTCAGGTCGGCGACGTCATCGAGACGTTTGAGGAGCGGGAGATTCCTCGCTCGTAG
- the rbfA gene encoding 30S ribosome-binding factor RbfA produces MLHNGGVAARENTRRYPRTARVDRLVQAVVADSLERNDDERLGMVTVTGVHVDPDLRHAVVFYATRGAADDDVEEALEEARIGVQRDIGREVRMKRTPQLRFERDPAMDAGWRIEEILRQQREGRGDQ; encoded by the coding sequence ATGCTTCACAATGGAGGGGTGGCAGCGCGGGAGAACACTCGGCGGTACCCGCGAACGGCGCGGGTGGACCGGCTCGTGCAGGCCGTGGTCGCCGACTCGTTGGAGCGCAATGACGACGAGCGCCTGGGCATGGTCACGGTCACCGGGGTGCACGTCGACCCCGACCTGCGCCACGCCGTCGTGTTCTATGCCACCCGCGGCGCGGCGGACGACGACGTCGAGGAGGCGCTCGAAGAAGCGCGGATCGGCGTGCAGCGCGACATCGGCCGCGAGGTACGGATGAAGCGGACGCCCCAGCTCCGATTCGAGCGCGATCCGGCGATGGATGCAGGATGGCGGATCGAAGAGATCTTGCGGCAGCAGCGGGAAGGACGCGGTGACCAGTAG